Genomic DNA from Prunus persica cultivar Lovell chromosome G1, Prunus_persica_NCBIv2, whole genome shotgun sequence:
ctcggagagcagcagcagtaacttttcactatataaaataatatggctacaatagtgtttacaatatgtgtggctcactgaattttctctctgctcactcaccctctttcttccttctcttcctcttctctgcctgactctctttcttttctctttcctcttttctttttcctcttctctctttcctcttctctttcctcttctctcttctctctttcctcttctttgtttctttccgtttctccctttctcttctttgtcttctcttttctttcactttgcaggttgcctatttataggcagatTGGTGCAACTCTCGTGAGTGTGCAGTAAGAAAAAGTTGCCGACAAACTCTAcccaaagtctccaaatgaatagttagtgggctccacacaaaAACTTTACAACATAAAGAGGATTCTAATGTGATAATTGTTCTGTACAGATTACCTCAATTATTATGATTGACTGTTAATTcacatattaatttttaccGCGATAAAAAGACATTACAACACGAAACTTCTCAGACACGTAggctcaaaaaaaaatttttttttaaaaagaaaaagcaggcGCAACAAATAAAGGGATCCCAACTTCCCACAGGAAGGGAACAGCCCATGACCCAAGGATCCCAAGTTGGCTAAGGCATTAGCCAAGACATTAGCTTCCCGAAAAGCATGAGAAAACTTGATGGAATCACAAAACGAGCTCAAATGCTACACATCTTGAATTAACATCTTCACAGTCCAAACGGAGTACTAGCTTGGTGGCGCACAGTCAACAATGAGCTTAGAATCTCCTTCAATCAAAATCTTCTTCCAACCACGGTGAATCGCATGAGCCAAGCCATCACATATCATCTTCCATTAGAAAATAGTCTCCTTTACAgcaacaataaaataatagaataaTTGGAAAAATGTAACCAGAAAATTAAGTAGGGATTATAAGAAGGGTCATTTACAGATAACCCTTAAGTTATTGTCCTATTTTTAAATTCATACCAGAACTATCGATGATTTACAAACGCCTACAAACTTGAATAAATTCTACAAATTGTCCATCCTTTAGGAACACCGTTAATTGAGGTGTTAATTGTTGATGTGACAAAGGTGGATTCCAGTTTTCTTGTTGACGTGGACTTCACATAAAAATCCataaagttttttaaaattatatctttaatCACATTTATGCATTGAGGGGCCAAAGCAAAGAATGGAATCCAATAGCTTGAAAGATAGCAAAGAACAGCTTCAGCTATCTTTTGCCTTGTAAGCAAAGTGATCTCACTGACACTAACAATATCATGGGCAAGTTTATTTAAGATAGATATTATTCTGGTTGAATAACTTAAACAAACTAACAAAAACTAGGGAGCTATGGCGAGCAAACAAGAATAAAATGAAACACATGATTAAGCTGTAACCAGTAAAGACACCTTCCATtcattaatatatatacagtgTTCAATTTGCAGCCAAGGCAATGCTGAAGAACCCCACAGAATCTACAAAAGGTGACCTTGGAGCAGGTATTGTCATATAGACTAATACCAAACTCCAATTCATGGCAAAAGTGGATTGAGTACCTTTAAAAtcagaataaaaaaattctaggcTAAAAATGAACAAACGAAACAATGCCCGAGTTAGCGGAGAGGGTTAGATCTTCTCATGTATCTAGCTTGATAAGTTAGACAGATTCGGAACCAAAGTTTCCTTCATGGATGCTGCCGTTTTCTTTACTCAGTTTTGATTTTGGCAAAGAAGAGGCTAGTCGTGGAGCTTTGCTTGATTGCTGCTTCAAATTAAGGTAGGTGTAAATAGACATTCCAGCAATTGCTGTGAAAGCCCCAGAAATACTCGTCTTGCCTGGATTCGAACTAAAGAGGTAGTAGTTTCCTAGAAGAATGACGCATGTTTTGAATTGACCAAGAACAACATGTGTAACAGCAGATGTAGCCCTGTCAATTCACAGAAAGATGATTTATCAGAACCACAAGAACcaaccaaaatcaaattttgcatGCCATACTTTTAACAAAGTAATATAAAAGTTGTGATGAACAAACATGTAGTAGTCCCCAAGATACATTACAACCATTCAGCCATCATCCAGTGACACAAGAGACACAAGACTGTTTTAAATGGTTATCATTAGAATTGAAACTTCATGTCATTTAATATAATGGTCACATGCCAAAGTGTGTTACGAGTCGAGCTTGGTGCGATACCAAAGTAGTGTGAATTGTGCAAGCATGTGCTCAGACATGCAGGTAAATTCCTAGTTATTGTGTTATTTAAGTTTAACCCTAAACCTTATTGGTAGGTGTTGTTTAACCCTCCTGCCCAGTTGTAAATATTAGTAGTTGCCTACGATGGATAAGTTTAACCTCCCATTGTTGCCCATATCAGCTATTGCACtctttaataattttgttGACTGTAGCTAGGTTTTCAAGTGCAATGTAAAGTAATGCAAGAGAATCCGATAAGTGTCTAGCTTACTGCTCTAGCTAGGACTCTTTGTAATCCTACATCTCTGTACTGTTATAAATGAGAATCATACACACCCATAGATTATTGTGGGAATCACCCAAAGATTATACTCCAGTGTGCTTTTCATCagacttaaaatttgaatcaCTGCTGCGTTGTAGTATTGGAagatcaaaatttaaattatgttgGGTAGTTACGAAAATGGTAGAGTGAATAAATTGACAGGATATTCTTAAAGGGAAGATTCATTTCAAAATGATAATTTACATATCCTTGTTATCAATTTGAAAGGTGACCAAATCTTGTTTCCAGTATCagaattttcaagtaaaaatctcaagtttctccctcttcaacaaaaaactaaataaaagcACAAGCAAGAGACAGTGAGAAATACAGATACAGAGAGGTAGACAGACTGATGAGGTCATCAAAGACGAACCTGTTTCCGAGCCATATAATAATACATGGAAAGTTGATATGCAAATCAGGTAAGATACATCTCAATGAATCTCAGCCATCCATATCTAATATAACAGCAGCAAAAAGATCCTTACTTAAGGATCTTATTagagaaattttatatatatattttacttcATTTCTGACAGTGTACCATGTTGACTAATTTGTTTATGCTACAAACCTATGTAAACCATAAGACAATGACATCGGACGTAAAAACTCTTGTATAGGAAACAATGGAACAAAACAGTAACATAGGATAATCAAAAGGAACAAACAGATATCACATACCCAAGTGCTAGAGCACCTGACCACTGAAGCAAGAAGCCAAGAATAGCTGACAAGAGAATTGCCAAGGTGTTATTAAAGTTCCAGTTGAATGAGAGGGCACCAGGTGGATCTAACCAAGGTATTAGTGCAACAAGGAAAAATAAGGTGATTGGTGTTGTCTTCCACATTAACCTGTTCAACAGTTCGCATTTTAGTTAGCTGTAAATATAAATTCTTCCAACTAGAGGTCAATATCAAGGAGATTCAAATACAAACTGAAGAGTTTCAAAAGGAGCATCACTTACGCCAAGGCTGTCCAATTTTCCTGCTGTTGCAGACTAGACCAAAGAATCTTGTTGACTGCACTTGGTATTATCCATGCTAATGCTACACAAGCACCAAAGAGATGGAATTGCAGATCAGTTACTGTAGCCACGGCAACACCAAAGGATACTACTGTAAGTGCTAGAACCTGAAAATTCATACCAAGAAGTTAGAACGGAAAGGAGAAGCTGTTATAGATGGTTAGAATGAGGGTAATGATAAGTAAATTTTGTATAAGAACAATGATTAAAAATCAAGAAAGACAGcataatagaaaaataaattaaccaATTACATGAAGCTGGACACAAGCACCCTACAAACCAAAGTATCAAGACCGAAAGAAATATGTATGTAAGATTTCCTGAAtgtctgaaattttttttttctatcagTGGGGAATGCCAGGTTTTACAATTTAATACAGTTTCCAAGTAGTATATCTTTCACAATAGGCAGGGAGACATTGGATGTGGTCTACTTCCTCCTCATTTCAGAGTTTTGTGAAATGATGAAAATATTGGGGAAAGGGAGAGCAAATACTTTCACAAACATGTAAAACCTGACACCAATTTTCTATCCTACGAAAACAATAACTCAGCTTGAAATAGCAAGAACATAAAACTGAATTTTATTTGCATATTGAATTGACATTTATACTTCCAAAAGGAAGAAGCTACCTTGGAGAAAGAAACTCTCTTATTGTACAATAAAAATTCTGCGAGAACAATTGATGGAGTAACCGCAATCTTAGACATCTGATAAAACCCCACACTGAAGAAATAGACATCAAACTCAAcgttgaaaattaaaattaattatgaaaaatagaatCTGATGATCTTTTCTGCAGGTAGGAATACTGACGAAATATCTCACCTATTGTACTTCAAACTAACATTAGCAAGGCCAGTAGAAAAGGCCATAACAAAACCAAGAGTAAATAACGTAGATAAGCGGGTCGATTTTGGGGGACATGCAGGGAGGATAGACAGAGCATTTAGAACGGCCATCAAAAACCAGCTAACGACATAGTGGATAAAAGTGAGAAATATAGGAAACTGGAACCCAACAACTTTGAGCACCTGAGGAAATACAAGCTAGGTAAGTTATCAGCTGGAAAACTGCTATTTTAAAATCCAGTTGGGCAAAATATGGATaggataaataaatatatagagAGTTCAGCATACGAACCAATTTGTTCACGAAAATTATACCAACAGCAATTACAAAATTGAATGTAAGAGCAGTAGCAGGGCCACatagttgttgttgttgacgCTTTGCACCTTCAGATGAGCGAAATTCATTAAATAGGGCTGCCCGCAAGTCTTCTAGAGCTCTTCCTGAGTTCATGTACACAGAgatggagaaaaaaataaatcatcaaTGAGCAACATACTGCAGATCCATGACTATTAGTATACTGTACATGGTTTGCTAAATGTATAACTAATTCACCTTTCCTAAATAACCAAAGtacaattataatatgatACCATTCTCTTTCATGGCAAAACTTAACAAACTGGAATAGCTACCTATGAAATATAACAAATGTCAATCCATAAATGTTATTCATCATATAAATAATGTTTATGGTGTGCATATGCGTTGTATATGATAGTCAGCATAAAATTTCCAACTTAGtaagaaataaattattcatcaagaacaaaaaaaagggatataataaatttacatAAATTTGTGGATCCAGGAAggcaaaaaaagtaaaaataaatattcgactcaagaataaaaaagaaaagaatacatTTATTCTCtttaaaactaaacaaaatctttatttatatattctcttcaaaactaaacaaaatcgCTTCGcataagaaaatttaaaaatcgtTCCACACGGTGTTTAGTACAAGCTGCACGCATGTAAGTATAAGTTACATCAATGAAAAATAGATTTTAGGGTCTGCAACTATCTTATTATTTCTTCCTAAGAACAACAAAGTGGTGAAGATAGTCAATTAATGGCTAATGCGAATCAGTCGATGTAAATGAATAAATTAACAGATATTAGAACCTGCAAACAAGAAGGCAAAACAGCAATGAGGAAAACTCACGTGCAAGTTGTTGAACACCCAAAGGTGAATTCAAACGCAAGCCACAAACTttatcaggaaaaaaaaactaatggagCTGGAATAAAAGAATAATGCAAGTGTTTCACACTATTCATCACCGAAACGCATATATGTCACCCAGATCAACAGACAAAGAGACCCTTTACAGCTATGTCTAATCAAGTAAAATGATTGAAATTAAGCTTATTAACTGAAAAACACAGGTACCCAAATGgctaaaatatgagaattaAAAGTCccaaatattaacaacattaaaaattaaatataaatttcaaaGGTAGCAGCTTTTGTTGGCAATTGAAATTAGTAGTAGCAAAAGTTACCTCTTTCACCAGCATCACTATCCTTGCGCTTGAGAATCTTCTTAACGTCTTTCCTTACTaagaaatttaacatttttacGGGTGCAAAGCATCACCCTTTCGATCTCTGtcactccctctctctcaGGAACAATGGTAACGGCtctgtttttgggtttctgggtctttctctttctaaacTCCTtttagagggagagagagaggggtagAGATTGGGGTCAGAGTGAGGTGCAGCTTGTGGTACTAAGTTTGAGTTAcaaagagacagagagggaGGGACACGTGGGTCGAGGAGAGCGGTGATGGCGGAAATTTGAAGTTGTCTGTCTGAGAGActgggaaagaaagaaaaaagggagatTGAACAAATCACGCCCAGAGTACCGACAGTCGACcaatttttattatgtttttttctctctcttttctttttttgtcagaaaagaaaacttgTCTATCAACGAATGTGACTTGGGttcaaagaaatttttttttttttttgggtctatGTGCGAATGTGACTAGGGTTTaaagaaagttttttttttgtttttttgtcgG
This window encodes:
- the LOC18790002 gene encoding uncharacterized membrane protein At1g06890; translation: MLNFLVRKDVKKILKRKDSDAGERGRALEDLRAALFNEFRSSEGAKRQQQQLCGPATALTFNFVIAVGIIFVNKLVLKVVGFQFPIFLTFIHYVVSWFLMAVLNALSILPACPPKSTRLSTLFTLGFVMAFSTGLANVSLKYNSVGFYQMSKIAVTPSIVLAEFLLYNKRVSFSKVLALTVVSFGVAVATVTDLQFHLFGACVALAWIIPSAVNKILWSSLQQQENWTALALMWKTTPITLFFLVALIPWLDPPGALSFNWNFNNTLAILLSAILGFLLQWSGALALGATSAVTHVVLGQFKTCVILLGNYYLFSSNPGKTSISGAFTAIAGMSIYTYLNLKQQSSKAPRLASSLPKSKLSKENGSIHEGNFGSESV